The Deltaproteobacteria bacterium DNA segment TGCAACAAAGACTTTGCCGCGCGCTTGCGGTCGCTCTTTTTGAGATAGGCAGATCCAATGGTGATGAAGGCCTGATGGCGCAAGGCCGGCGTAATGTCCTCTTGCATAATGATCTTCTCGCATTTTTTGATGGCGGTATCGTTTTGGCCAAACAAACGCAAAAGAAGGCGTGCCACTAAAAGTTTGTAATAGCCATTTTGAGGATCCAACCTTTCGGCTTTTTCATAGTAACGCCACGATTCTTTCCATTCTTTTTTGAGTTGGGCGAGCAGACCTAAACAGGAATAAGCGGTAGTTTGGAGAAGCAGGTTTTTTTTCTGATGGGCGTCTTCCAGCAGCTTGTTCAGGTTTTCCGCCGCACTTTCCCAGTTTTTCTTTTGCAAATCGATCAGGGCCTTTTGGAGATTTTCGTGAGTTAAACTTTGCATCCGGTCCTCGCTGACTTAAGAATTCAAAATTTTTAACATGGCGTCGTGCAGTAAACTATTCGACGCCAACATTTGTTTTTCATAAATACTAAAACGCTTTCCCTGATAATTGCTCACCCGCCCACCGGCCTCTTCGACGATCAATAATCCCGCGGCCACGTCCCAGGGCTGAAGGGCCAGTTCCCAAAAACCATCGTAGCGTCCCATGGCCACATCACACAAATCGGTAGAGGCCACGCCGTCTCGACGCACCGCCTGGGCGTTCATCAAAAATTTTTCAAACTGGACGATGTTGTTTTCACCCGTCTCCGAAAGATTATAAGCAAAACCGGTCACCAGAAGCGACTGTTTTAATATTTTTGTGGAAGATACCGCTATTTTTTGCCCATTACAAAAGGCCCCGGAACCCTTTTCAGCGATAAACATTTCTTTCAAATTAGGCTCGTAAACCACACCCAAAATAATCTCTCCTTTATATTCCAAACCGATCGACGTGGAAAACAAGGGATAGGCATGCGCATAATTGGTGGTTCCATCAATAGGGTCAATCACCCAGCGATAATCGGAATGCTGCCGGTTTCCTCCACCTTCTTCAGCCAGAATATCATGACTGGGAAAGGCCCCCTGGATAATCGCGATAATTTCTTTTTCGCAAAGTTTATCCACGTGGGTCACCAGATTGATCTCCCCCTTGAATTCAATCTGCTTTTCTTTCAGCAGATTATCTAACTGTAGCTGACCAGAAGCCAGGGCGGCTTGTTTGGCTACTTCAAAAAATGATTTCATGAAAACTCCAATGGGGTTCTGGCCAGGGTCAAACCATAAACCTCTGCGCCGGCGTTCTTTAAAAGCTTGGCACACTCGATCAGGGTTGCGCCTGTTGTATACACATCATCAATC contains these protein-coding regions:
- a CDS encoding inositol monophosphatase, coding for MKSFFEVAKQAALASGQLQLDNLLKEKQIEFKGEINLVTHVDKLCEKEIIAIIQGAFPSHDILAEEGGGNRQHSDYRWVIDPIDGTTNYAHAYPLFSTSIGLEYKGEIILGVVYEPNLKEMFIAEKGSGAFCNGQKIAVSSTKILKQSLLVTGFAYNLSETGENNIVQFEKFLMNAQAVRRDGVASTDLCDVAMGRYDGFWELALQPWDVAAGLLIVEEAGGRVSNYQGKRFSIYEKQMLASNSLLHDAMLKILNS